AAAAGAAAGAAGCCTAGCCAAAGCCTTCCTCACAAAGCATGCAGGCAAACTGAACTATGGAAGATACGACAGATCAGTTGTCTTCCTTACTGGGGGAGATCTCTTTTTTGATTATTCCCTGAATGGTGGTGACGATGCGCGATATTCGCACCATGACTGCGAAGCTATTTCGGATTTTGCATCCGCTAGCCAGCGGCTAAACCTAGACTTACACGAATAAGTCGATCTTCGCGCCAGATGCCTTGACAACAAAGTGCGAATTTTTCGCATCAATGCTCTTGGACGCAAGGTAGGCTCAGAGGTGGGTATGAACACGAGAATTATTTCTAATTATACTGGGGCTACTGCAAAACCCGAACGTTGCGATGTGAGATGATGCGGCAGTTATCAGTTACTTGATCTCGAAAGTTGCGCCACTGTTTTGGGACGACCTGTCGCATAAAGTTCAAGATTACGTTGGCGAAGTGTTTTTGCATTGAATAAGCCACCTCGATTGTTGCCGCCAAAACGCGTTTCAAAACCGGAACCGCTGTTGAAGGATTATGACTCTTTCGTGATAGCGGACAGGTGCCTTCGAACCCCGTCCAAAACTGCAAGGCTAAGTTAAGTTCAACATACAAATTTATATGAATTTACTCATCAAAACTCTCAAATTTTTGCCTCATTAGGCTGAAAAATTTCCCATTTTGAACTTCATACTTGCTAACCATCGATTTGAACCACTCTTCGTCGTTTCGTTTCACCTTTAGGTGTAGCTGGCCCGTATATTGAGACTTTGGCCGCCTTCGGGATAGACGGGCTACATTCTGAGTTTTTTTCTAGAGTCAATTTCGATATCGCGCTCCGTTTCTACGGCCTCAAAAACTTCTTTCACTATCTTTTCTACGAGAAGTGAAAATTGTTTCTTCGATGTTTTTGACATTTGTACTTCTTTCACTAATATTTCCAATAAATGCTGGCGTTTTTAGCAGCAGCGCGAGCAGGGCCATGAATTGCCCCAATCTGCATTATTCATAGTATACTTCATAGCCGAAAGATGCGCCATAATTGATACGTCATCAAATGGTAGCTGAAAATATCGACCCACTTCTTGAATCTCTAGCCAGAGTTGTGCGCCTTCATCGGCGCGCCGCAGGGCTTTCCCAAGAAGAACTTGCACACAACATTGGAAGAAGCATGCGCTATATTTCCCTTATCGAAAGTCGCCGCCATCAGCCAAGTTTAGATACTTTGAAGCGGCTCAGTGATGGGCTTGAGCTAACCCTTAGTCAGTTGATTATTGAAGTGGAGGAAGACGCAAAGCAACACGCATTAACTAAGGGCAATTGAATATACATGCCAGTTGCAGGCATCCCCACATTTCTGCGTAGCTCATAAGTACGCGGAGATTTTGTAGAACAAACGGATTACTTAGACAAAAAGTGTACAAACAAATGAGTGATTATAGATTGCAATGCGTCGTAAAAATAGGGTTGACGTAATCCCTCACTTGGTGCTGTTTAAAGGCATGACAACGACTCTTCATACGGTTTTCATTGATCTGACCCATCCAGGGCCGGCCTTTGATCGCTTGTCATTTCTCAACACCTCAACCGAACTGCCGCCGGTCCTTTTCTATCCCAGAGAAGGCCATTGCTATGAAAACCACCAAACTCATTCACGCGACATATCCGGAAATTGACGGAATCGCGCTCATTCAACGCTTCGCGGATCATCTTGTGAAACTCCGCACCGACAAACTTGCGGCTGTTTCTGTCGGTGACGATGAACCATCTCGCGATCTTGGATCGGACGATGTCGAGGGCGCGCCCCTTGAGCAACCTAGCGGCGTCGAACTCACATGGCAGGACACTCGCCGTATTGAACTGCGCGTAAACAAAATTATTCAGCGCATGAGGGCCGCTTCTGGCCTCGCGCACTTGAAAGACGAAGAGATCATCCGCCTGCGCCCCTTATTTACAAGCGTAAAGTTACTCACGTTGGAAGGTGAGCATTGGGTCGACGAACTTATTGCAACTTTGCATGCAGAGATGCCGTGGATGGCGCCGGCCACCATTGAAGTTTGGCATGCCCTCCAGCGCGGCGCCGCAACAGGGGCAGTTATCAGAATCCCACCGCTTATTTTGAATGGTCCTCCAGGGATCGGGAAGTCCGTTTGGGCACGTCGCCTCTCCGAACTTCTTCACATCCCACGATGTGAAATTGATGCCAGCCTTGGCGGCGTCGGCTTCAGTATTGCAGGAACGGAACGTGGCTGGTCCTCGGCGCAAGCTGGGCGGCCGCTCGAAACGATCCTTCAGCATCAGGTGGGTAATCCAATAATGGTGGTCGACGAAATCTGCAAAGCACAATCCGGCACATCTACAAATGGGGCCAATCATTCTTTTGCAAATAGTTTGCTAAGTCTCTTAGAACCGGCAACCTCTGCGGCTTGGGAATGCCCTTTCTATCGCACCAAAATCGACATGTCCCACATCTCTTGGGTTCTGACCGCCAACGACGCGTCCCGCATTCCTGCCCCCCTTCTGAGCAGATGCGTGGTCATTAATTTACCCAAAATCTCATGCGCTCAGCTGCAAGGGTTCGCCGTGCGAAAAGCAGACGAATTGGGACTGACAAAGGCGTCGGCGGACGCCATTGAGCAGGTCATTGGCAATGAGATGCAAAAAGCAAACGCTAATACCAGCTTGCGAGATGTCGTTCGTATACTGCGCCGTGCGGAAGTCCTTGAGAGCCGACCGATGCTGCATTGATATCTGGCCAACTGACGTCGTCGCTTTTGGGAGGATGGGCTCCTCAGAGTACTGCCGTGCATGGCATCGCGGTCGAGGATCTTCAGGATGCGCCGACTTCCGGCAAAGTTGTGGATGATCTTTTTCCGCATTTGGGAGATCGGGTGCCAGTGTAAAATGCGCTGGAGTATGAAACACGCTGGCTGTCCCGATTGATGGAAGTCAACATGCAGGCCGCGATTCCCACAATCGAGGATTATCACCGTGTTTCCTTTGCAAGCTTTTCGGGCTTGGCGCTCGACATGCTGTATGAGGCCCTCGAACGTCGTCCCCCCACATCGGGCGGGGCCGGATAGTGCTCGGCTTGTTAATGCATGGTGCAAAGCACTGCAATATTAGGGCCGTTCATGGATGTCTTGTCTAAAGTTTCAGGGCAGGGGGGTAGTCGGCCAGATCCTACAGATGTAGGAAAATTAGTCATATTCTGGGGTGTTAAAGGGAAAAAATTTCACCTTCGAAGCGCTCAAGATTCTGTTTTTTTGATGAAAATGAGATTAAGTGCAGGTTTCTGTTGCCAGGTACCTGCGAACCCCGCCCAAAGCTGCAAAGCTAGGGGACTAAGTTTTCGATATTTCGAACTGCTTACGCAGCTAGAGCCATCGGAGCGTCGTTGTCATTTGCAACTAGCTTTTTATGTACCGATAACGGTGGTAACTCACCGAGATAAAGCAAACCTCTTTAGACGTTCGTCGATCCTATTTCGACCCCATGATCCCCAAAGAAGGATTTTGGTGGAGTCGCCGGGTACCGCCCCCGGGTCCGATCCGCTTATTACAAGCGCGTTTATATCCATAGTCCCGAAGGACAGTTTTAATGTAGGGCGCGTGCGGCGGAGTTACAAGTGGTTTTGGCTTGTGGTCGCAGATGATTTTGCGCAGTGTTTTGGGAATGAAAACCAAAGCCCCTAAAGGAGCCCCTATGTTTAATGCATTAATCGTCGAGAAACTTGAAGACGGCACCACAAGCGCAAGTATTCAGAATATTTCCGAGGATCGCCTGCCAGAAGGCGAGGTGACTGTTGCGGTGGACTATTCGACGGTCAATTACAAAGACGGGCTTTGTGTGGGGCCGGGTGGCGGTTTGGTGCGCAATTATCCGCATGTTCCGGGTATCGATTTCGCAGGAACCGTTCTCGACAGTTCCGATGCACGTTACAAGGCAGGCGACAAAGTTGTTTTGACGGGGTGGCGCGTGGGCGAAGCGCATTGGGGCGGATATGCGCAAAAGGCGCGGGTGAAGGCCGATTGGCTTGTACCGTTACCCGAAGGGCTTACTCCGCGCACAGCGATGGCCGTTGGAACCGCAGGTTTTACGGCGATGTTAGCGGTTATGGCACTTGAAGATCACGGTCTAACCCCCGAAAAAGGAACGGTTTTGGTGACTGGTGCCGCTGGCGGCGTTGGCTCTGTGGCCACGGCAATCCTCGCAAACCTTGGCTATCAGGTGGCCGCTGTCACGGGGCGTCCTGAAACGGCTGACTATTTGAAATCGCTGGGCGCGACCCAGATTGTTCCGCGCGAAGACCTCGCCGAAACGGTCAAACGTCCGCTTGAGGCGGAACAATGGGCCGGATG
This Falsihalocynthiibacter arcticus DNA region includes the following protein-coding sequences:
- a CDS encoding AAA family ATPase; its protein translation is MKTTKLIHATYPEIDGIALIQRFADHLVKLRTDKLAAVSVGDDEPSRDLGSDDVEGAPLEQPSGVELTWQDTRRIELRVNKIIQRMRAASGLAHLKDEEIIRLRPLFTSVKLLTLEGEHWVDELIATLHAEMPWMAPATIEVWHALQRGAATGAVIRIPPLILNGPPGIGKSVWARRLSELLHIPRCEIDASLGGVGFSIAGTERGWSSAQAGRPLETILQHQVGNPIMVVDEICKAQSGTSTNGANHSFANSLLSLLEPATSAAWECPFYRTKIDMSHISWVLTANDASRIPAPLLSRCVVINLPKISCAQLQGFAVRKADELGLTKASADAIEQVIGNEMQKANANTSLRDVVRILRRAEVLESRPMLH
- a CDS encoding helix-turn-helix domain-containing protein; its protein translation is MVAENIDPLLESLARVVRLHRRAAGLSQEELAHNIGRSMRYISLIESRRHQPSLDTLKRLSDGLELTLSQLIIEVEEDAKQHALTKGN
- the acuI gene encoding acryloyl-CoA reductase; protein product: MFNALIVEKLEDGTTSASIQNISEDRLPEGEVTVAVDYSTVNYKDGLCVGPGGGLVRNYPHVPGIDFAGTVLDSSDARYKAGDKVVLTGWRVGEAHWGGYAQKARVKADWLVPLPEGLTPRTAMAVGTAGFTAMLAVMALEDHGLTPEKGTVLVTGAAGGVGSVATAILANLGYQVAAVTGRPETADYLKSLGATQIVPREDLAETVKRPLEAEQWAGCIDAVGGAMLARVLGQISYGGSVAAIGLAGGAGLPATVIPFLLRGINLLGIDSVMQPFENRKRAWARIATDLPLDKLEAMVVPATLSDLPQLGADILKGKIKGRVVVDVNA